Within Halostella limicola, the genomic segment ATCCGTACGCCAGGTCTATGGATCCGTCCCTCTCTGTCATGTGCTGCCGGTTAGCATAGACAGGAGACCAATATAAATTTCTTACCACTCATTTATAATTTGACATTATTATTCGTTTGCCAGCGAGCGCTTCGTCAGCGCGGTCGCACCGAACCGTCCGAAAACGGTTTGTAACCGGGATCGAGATCAGCTATCATGAGTCACGATCACGGGGTGATGTTGCCACGCTCGGACGCCGTGGACGAAGTTCTGGACCTCCTCGACGACGTCCTCGCCGACCGCGGGACGGTCGAGCGCCGCATCGAAGACGATGCGGCCGGGCGGTTGCTCGCCGAACCGATCGACGCGCCGCGGGACGTTCCGGCACACGACCACGCGACGATGGACGGCTACGCCGTCGACGCGACGGAGCCGTACCCGCTTTCCGTCGCCGGGGAGGTCTTCCCCGAGGACGAACCACCGTCGATGGCGGCCGGTGAGGCCGTCCGGATCGCCACCGGCGCGCCGCTGCCGGAGCGCGCGAACGCCGTCCTCAAGGTCGAGGAGGCGAGCGTCACCGACGGCGAACTCACCGGGAGCGCGCTCGACCCGGGGACCTACGTGTACGAGCGCGGCAGCAACGTCGCGGCCGGCGAGACGCTGTTTCGCCCCGGCGAGCGACTCTCCGCGAAGGACCTGATCCTGCTCAGAGACCTCGGTTTCGACGAGGTGAGCGTGTACGAGCCCTTCTCCGCGGGGCTGCTCGCGACCGGGTCGGAGATCCACGAGGGGACGACGCGCGACCTCGACTCCCCGATGCTGGCGGCGCTGGTCCGGTCCTGGGGCCACGACGCGACGATCGAGGGGACGGTACCCGACGAGTACGACCGGACGAGAGACCGGATCGCCGAACTGGCCGACGAGCACGACGTGGTCGTCACGACGGGCGGGACGAGCGTCGGGGAGAAGGACTACGTGATCCGGGCGCTCGAATCGCTGGGCGAGGTCCGCTTCCACCGCGTCAGGATCCGACCGGGGAAACCGATCGCCGTGGCGGATCTCCCCGACCACGACGCGGTGGCGTTCGCCATTCCGGGGAAACCGGTCGGCGCGCACACGGTAACGACGCTGGTCGCGCGCCCGTTCTTCGTCGGCGGGTCCGAACCGCTGCCGACGGTCGGTGCGACGCTGGCGTGCGACGTCGGCATCGGCACCGCCGGCTTCGAGTACGCCGTGCCGGTGACGCTGAACGACGGCGACGCCGTCCCGCTGGGGCACGTCGACTCCCCGCTGTCGGTCTACGACGAGACGTTCGACCCGAGCGTCCTCTCGTCGAGCACCCGCGCGACGCGGGCCGACGGGTTCGTGATCACTGAATCGGACCTCGCGGCCGGCGAGGAGGTGCGCGTGGTCCCCTACCCGGTCGTAGAGTGACGGTCACGGGGCGGGACCCGCCGGCCGCATCTGGCGGTCAGTCACGGCGGACGAGCGCGAGAAAGAGCGGGAGGCCGACGGCCAGCGACGCAGCCCCCCAGAACAGCAGCAGGAAGCGGTAGCCGGCCACGGCGTCCTCGAACGCGAGGCCCGCGACGCCGGTGAACGCGACGGGGCCGACGGTCTGCCCGAGCCAGAGAGTGCTCGTCAGGACGCCGAGCGTCCCCGCCCGGAGCTGGCCGGGGACGAGGCCGGCGGCCGTGGTGTTGAGCGACGGCATCACGAGGCCGAACCCCAGCCCGAAACAGAGGAGCATCCCGCCGACCGCCGCGATCGACGGTGCGGCCCGGACCCCGAGGAGGCTGATCCCGAACGCCGCGAACCCCAGCGCGATCAGCTCCTCCGGTTCGAAGCGGTGGGAGACGCGGCCGTACTGGGACGCCATGCTCGCGTTGGCGACCGAGACCGCACCGAACAGCAGGCCGATCCGCCCGGGCGATAGCCCGTACACGTCGCTCAGGAGCAGTGAGAGCGCGGTGAGCACGCCGCCGTAGAAGAGGAAGAACGTCAGGAACGCGGCCGCCCACAGGGAGAGCGCCTTCGGAACGAGCACCGCGGCCGCCATCCGCCGCAGATACCGACCGAACGCCGGGGGGTCCCCGATCTCGGGCTCCTCGAGCGTGACGAACGCGACGGCGCCGGCCGCGATCCCCACGCCGAAGAACGCGAACGGGGCGTTCCAGCGGACGCCGGCCAGCGCACCGCCGAGGAGGGGGTACGCGGCGGCGGCGACGCCGATGGCGCTGCCGTTCGTGCCCATGGCCGCGTCCCGCCGCTGCCCGTCGTAGAAGTCCCCGATCAGCGTGACCGCGAGCACCATCAGCCCGCTCCCGCCGACGCCCTGCAGGAACCTGAGGAGGAGCACGACGCGGAACGGCGGCGCGAGAGCGATGGCCCCGCCGGCGACGCCGAAGAGGAACAGTAGCGGCAGGACGACCGCGCGCCGCCCCAGCCGGTCGGACAGCAGGCCGACGAACGGCGTCAGGAACACACCCGGGAGCGTGTACGCCGTGATGAGCAGCCCCGCCCCCGCGTCGCCGACGCCGAACACCGATCGCAGGGTCGGCAGCAGCGGGCTGATGAGCGGCACGCCCATGATGCCGACGAGCGAGCAGGCGAGTACCGTCCGAAGCGCGCCGGATGAGTCGGTAGCGTCGGCGCGCTCTCGTGGTGGGGACATGGAGACGAAACGGGGTCGACGTTCGGGTCGGCGGTTCAGCCTCGGGCCGCGAGAGTCGGAACCGGGCCGCGAGCGTTACCCGACGACACCTCCGGACGTGACGTAGAAGTAGAGGACGAACGATCCGGCGAGGACCCACTGCGCGGCGTGGACGTCCTGCCGTTCGCCCTGCGCGGCCTTCACGATGGGGTAGCTGATGATGCCGGCGGCGATGCCGTTCGCGATGGACGCCGTCAGCGGCATCATCACCATCGTCAGGCCGCCCGGGACGAGCCAGCTGGACCGCTCCCACTCGACGTCGGTGATGCCCTGCAGCATGATGAGGCCGACGACGACGAGCGCCAGGTACGACGCGTACGTCGGGATGGCGGCGACGAGCGGGATGACGGCGAGCGACAGCAGGAACAGGACGCTGACCACGAGCGCGGTCATCCCGGTGCGTCCGCCCTCCTCGATCCCCGTGGAGCTCTCGACGTAGGTCGTCACCGTCGTCGTCCCGATCATCGCGCCGAACGTGGTCGCGACCGCGTCCGCCATCAGCGGCTTCTCCATCTCCGGGAGGTTCCCGTCGTCGTCGAGGAACCCGCCGAACTGGGAGACGCCGATGAGCGTCCCGGCGGTGTCGAAGAAGTCCACGAAGAAGAACGTGAACACCACGATGGCGAACGTCACGGGCTCGATGTTCTGGAACCCCTCGACGAACGCCCCGATCAGCGGCGTGATGTCGTAGTGGGGCTCGGGGACGCTCGACGGCGTGAGCAGCCCGTCGTTCACGACCCCGCCGAGCGTCAGCGCCCAGCCGGCGACCGCCGTGGTGAGGATACCGATGATGATCGACCCCGTCACGTCACGCGAGTACAGGACGAGCGTGAACGTCAGACCGGCGAGCGACAGGAGCGCGACCGGGTCGGAGGCGACGCTCCCCAGGGTGACCAGCGTCGTGTCGTGCGCGGTCGCCACGTTCATCTCTATCAGCCCGAGCAGGAGGAGGAACAGGCCGATGCCCGCCCCGACGGCGAACTTGACCGGTTGCGGGAAGAACTCGATGATGTACCGGCGCGCGCCGACCGTCGACATTGCCATGAAGATTATCCCCTCCACGAACACCGCCGCGAGGGCGGTCTGCCACGGCACGCCGAGCGTGATCACGACCGTGAACGCGAAGTACGCATTGAGCCCCATACCCGGGGCGAGACCGAACGGGCGGTTCGCGTAGAAGGCCATGACGGCCGTCCCGACGACCGCGGCGAGGATCGTCGTTATCGCGAGCATCTGGAACACCTCGCCGTCGGAGTACCCGTCGATGCTGATGGCCGCCGACAGGATCGCCGGGTTGATCACGATGATGTATGACATCGTGAGGAACGTGGTTATCCCGGCGATGACCTCCGTTTTCGTGTCGGTGCCGTACTGCTCGTAGTCGAAATAGTCCGCTACCCGTGACCGCTCCCCGCCAGTGTCTGCCATACGGGGTACGGTACCATGCTGGATAATAGAAGTTACGCATATTATGGAGCAAGATGATATAATCACAGACAAACGCACACCAATTGAAGTATTTGGCAAATGTGTACCCACATCCGAGCCCGATCCGCGTACGATACCGATAGACGGCAGTACGCGTAGCGGCCGGCAGTGCCGGTTCGACGAATGTGGGAACGAGTGCGAGCGAGTCGGGAATGTGCGATCTTTGTGAACGGATGGCTAGATGTGCGAGCGAGTCGGCGGCGCGATTATGTAGTCGCGCCGTCGACCCCGAAACGACCCCATGCGAGTTATCGTTCCCTACGACGGGCGAGACCCCAAGACGAGGCTGTCCCCGGTACTCGACGAGCGCGAGCGGAAACAGTTCTCGCGAGCCATGCTTCGGGAGGTCCTCTCCGTCGTCCGTCGCGTCGGCGCGAACCCCCTCGTTGTGTCGCCGACGTCACTCGATATCGAGGACTGTCCGGTACGCGTCGACGACCGCAGCCTGTCCCGAGCCGTCAACGCGGCGCTTCGGTCCTCGTCGGGACCGACGGCTGTCGTCATGGCCGACTTGCCTCTGTTGACGCCAGAAGCACTGCGAGAACTGCTGACCCGCACCGGCGACGTCGTGCTCGCCCGCGGGTGGGGCGGCGGGACGAACGCGCTCGTCTCGCGGACGAACGAGTTCGCCGTCGACTATCACGGCCACTCGTACCTCGACCACCGGGCCGCCGCCGACGAGGTCGGGGCGACGGTCGCCGAAGTCGACTCGTACCGACTCGCCACGGACGTGGACGAACCCGACGACCTCGCCGAACTGCTGTTGCACGGCGACGGCCGCGCGACCCAGTGGCTACGCGAGCAGGGGTTCCATCTGAGCGCCGGGGCCGGGCGGTGTGACGTACAGCGGGCGGGGACTGAAGTCGCGGACGGCACTCCACGGTAGTCGTCCTTGTCCGGGGGAATCGTTAAGGGGAGCTACGGAGACGACGTTCGTATGAAGCGAGTTATCAACTCGTCGGAAGCACCGGAGGCGGTCGGCGCGTACAGTCAGGCGACGACGAACGGCGACGTCGTGTTCACCGCGGGGCAGATACCGATGACGCCCGACGGCGAGTTGCTCGACGACGAGCCGATCGCCGCGCAGGCAGAGCAGTCGCTCTCCAACATCCAGGGGATCCTCTCCGAGGAGGGCCTGGACATGAGCGACATCCTGAAGGTGACGGTGTTTCTGGACGACATCGAGGACTTCGACGAGATGAACGAGACGTACGCCGAGTTCTTCGACGGCGAACCGCCGGCTCGCAGCGCCGTCGAGGTGGCGAACCTGCCGAAGGGCGTCGGCGTCGAGATCGAGGCGATCGCAGCGAGTAACTGAGCGGCGCGGCCCGCGATCGGACCGTTTTCACCGCGAATTCAGGAGGTTTCCGGCGCCGCGTTTTCGGGGTTCGCGGCGCTTGGCACCCGGATCCGGAGGGCGAAGTCCGTCTCCGGGTCCCGGACCGGCGCGGACGACACGTCGAACCCGTGCTTGTGACACGACCGCCGGATGCTGCGCTCCGCCGGGGGGTAGTCACCGACGACCCGGAGCTCCTCTCCGGGGTCGAGCTCCGCCAGACAGCGCCGGACGATCAGCACCGTCTGGGGACACACTGTTCCGCTCACGTCGATCTCCATGTGTCACGGGTGCGCACGGACGACCATAATCCTGTCCCCGGTCGGAGCGTGGTTGCGTCGTTCTCAACCGAGCGCGGAGGCTGCGTGTACTCCGCGTGGTCGATAGGTAAACGCGAAGAGAACGGATCAGAGACTCGGTTACGAGGGGGCTCGGCCGTCCTACGGTTTGACTTCCTTCGCGGCGTCGCGGTGCTCCTCCAGAGAGAGGCCGACGTCGCTCGCGCGCTGGCGGATCGCGTCGGCGTCGACGGTCGCCACCTCGCCGTCGTCGACGAGCACCTCGCCGTCGACCATCGTGAACCGCACGTCGTCGCCGTGCGCGGCGAACACGAGATGCGAGAGGACGTCGTGCAGCGGCGTCGCCCGCGTCACGTCCGTGCTGAGCCCGACGATGTCGGCTCGCCAGCCCTCGCGGATCGCGCCGAGGCGGTCGAAGCCGGCGGCTTTCGCCCCGTTTATCGTCGCCATCTCGAAGATCTCCTTCGCCGGGGTCGCGGTCGGGTCCAGCCGGTCCACCTTCTGCAGGAGGCTCGCCTGGCGCATCTCGGTGAACGGGTCGAGCGTGTTGTTGCACGGCGGGCCGTCGTTGCCCAGCGCGACGTTGATGTCCCGGTCGAGGTAGTCCCAGACGGGCGCGATGCCGCTCGCCAGCTTCATGTTCGAGGAGGGGCAGTGGGTGACGTGCGTCCCCGTCTCGGCGAGGACCTCCCGTTCGCTCTCGTCGGTCCAGACGCAGTGGGCCAGCACCACGTCCTCACCGGTGAGCCCCACCTCGTCCAGCCAGTGGATGTTCCGCATGCCCGTGTCCTCCTTGACCGTCTCGATCTCGCTCTGGTTCTCGCTGGCGTGCGTGTGGATCCTGACTCCGTCGTACTCGTCCGCGAGCTCGCGAGCGCCGCGGAGACACTCCTCCGTACACGACACCGCGAACCGCGGCGTCACCGCGTACCGGATGCGGTCGTCGAACGACCCGTGGTACTCCTTGATGAGCCGCTCCGACTCGTCGAGCGCGTCCTCGGTGTCCTCCTGTAGCCCTCGGGGCGACCGCTGGTCCATCATCACCTTCCCCAGGACGCCGCGGATCCCGATCTCGCCGGCCGCCTCGAACGCCTGGTCCGCGTGGGCGACGGAGAGGTGGTCGACGCAGGTGGTCGTCCCGCTCTCGATCATCTCCAGGTAGCCCAGTTCGGCGGCCACCGACATCTCCTCGGCGGAGAGCGACGCCTCCATCGGGAGGATGTAGTCGAAGAGCCAGTCCAGTAGCTCGGTGTCGTCGGCGATGCCCCGCCCCAGGCTCTGCACGGAGTGGATGTGGCCGCCGACGAGGCCGGGGAGGAGCACGTCGTACTCCCGCCGCTCGTGCTCCGGGTAGCGCTCCGCAAGCTCCTCGTGGTCCCCCACGGCCTCGATCTGAGACCCCTCGACCACGACCGCGCCGTCGTGGACGACGGTGGTCGAATCGGCCACCACGGTTCCGGCTAATAACATACGTCTTCGAGAAGCCGATCCACCGTGAAAAACTTTGCTTCCGGGGCCGAGCCCGCGTACGGCGGCGAACGCGGACGGCTTCCGCGGATCGGTAGCCAACGAGATTCGGCTACGAGAATTAACACCCTTAGCCCGTTTAACGTTACGGCCCGTACACGGGCGAGTCGTTCGGGCGAACCGGACTGGTACGACTCCCCAGACGCGGACTCGGGGCGGCAGTTACGGTCCGACCTTCTTCCTCGTGATGTACCCCGCGATGCGGTTGCGGAGTCGGATAGACCCGACGTTGGTCATCTTCGTCACCATCTGCTTGTTCTTGCTGAACTGCCCGGAGAAGGAGTCCGGATGCTGTCGCAACAGCCTGTCGCCGACACTGATGATGTCCTCTGGATCGGCCGTCATGGACCGATATCTTCGGGGATAGCAATCTTAAGTGCTTTGTTCGCAGAGGTCTGGACCGCCGCGTTCGCGCTGGCTGCAGCCTGGGCCATAGAGGTTTCCCGTCGCTCAGGAGGCGTAGAGGGACGGGAAGGAAGCCCGGGGTGGCGCCGCCGCGAACCGTGGAGCGTCAGTCAATGAGGGCCGGACTGACTGGCCGACACGGGACTATCAGGCGGAAACGGACCCGCTGACGCGCGGGTCCGAGAGCTGGACGTCGTAGTACTCGACGAACTTGATCAGGTCGTACGTCACCAGTTCGGTCGCGACGTCGGGGTCGACGCCCGCGACTATCTCCTGGTCGACCATCTCCACGAGACAGTCCTTCGCCTGCTCGGACAGTTCGTCGAAGTGGCACACCTGCGTCTGATCGGCGGCGGGCTCTGCGCTCGAAACCGTGACTCTTAGTGTCATGGTAGTCGCTCGCAAGACAGTAGCGACCGCCGGGTAATCAAGATACCGGCGACACACGCGGTTGCCCATCCGAGGTTGCGTTTGCTCGGATCGCCTCGCAATGCCTCATCACTGCGACACCACATCGGGCGCCGCAGCGAGGCACAGATCTCGCAGACGTTTGCCAAAGAACTATGGCCAGTGATAACGACTGACACCTATGGCATCGAACTCGAACGAGATCATCAACATCGGCGAGTCGCTCATCGAGCGGCACCCGGACTCGTTCACCGAAGACTTCGAGGAGAACAAACACCGGGTCGAACAGCTGACGGACGTCGAGGCGAAACGCGTACGAAACCGGATCGCGGGGTACATCACGAGGAAGAAGAAAGAACGCGTCCTGCAGTGATCCGGGTCCGGCGTTTCGCGTCGGCTACGCCGCGGCCGGCATCTGTACTCTCTCCCCTCCACGGAACGCTACATCGGCGTGATCGCCGCCCGTACTCGCGCGCCGCCTGAAGGAGACAGTGATGTGAACGGCGGCTCGGCGGTCGAGCGGCCGTCCGTCCGGGAAGAGACGGTCGACGCCCCTATACTTTCAGGCTCGCACGTCGCACTCGTCGCTTGGCAAACGCCGTGGCAGGTTCCGGAACCGACGAACCGCGTCACCTTCACTCCGATGCCGTGAGTGACTCCCCGAGGAAGACGGCGACGGCGATGACGAGAAACGCCGCGAGTAGTAGCTCCTGGCGGTGATACAGACTGTCGACGCTGTAACCGATCATCAGACAGCCCGCGGCGACCTCGTAGTAGGTGCTCGTCCGGACCCGATGAGCGGAGCCGAGAACGAACAGGACGAACGCCGCGGCGGCGATCAGCGCGATCACCGGTCCCTCGGAGTAGCTCCCCGCAGCGAGCAGTCCGTACACGACGTACCCGTAGAGGAGAGCCGCGACGAACCAGCCGGAGTTCGCGAGGACCGTCTTGTTGCGCGAGAGTTGCACCAACGCGCCGTCGTTCGCCGCGCCGGTCCGGAGTGAGCCGAGCATGGGATGTGCTATTGCGTGTCGTACTATAATGGTTTGTCCTCGGATCCCGATCCTCGTTCGCCGAGATGTCGTGCCGGCGGTAGGACCGGTTACTTCCACGGTTGCTCTACGATCCTTCTTTAAACTCCAAGATCGGCGTGAGGCGCTCGTATTTCCCGTATTTTCGTCCCATACCGTTTTTCACCGATCGAACCGCATCAGCTCCACGAACCGTAGAGCTGGTCACGCGTCTAAGAGAGCCGAATCTGCCGTCACGAAACTGTTTCTCGGAGGGGGCACCCCCGTTTTGACCACCGCTGGATTCCGATCGTTCCCATCACTGATTCGCCGGTACCTTCTTTGGCCGGCCCGGCGACGACCGAGTATGACCGAGGCGGACGAGACGGTCCGGGCGCGCATCGCCGACGACCCCTTCTGCGAGTCGGTGGGGATAGAGCTCGCGTCGCTCGAACCCGGTCGCGCGGAGACGACGCTCACCGTCGAGGAGCGACACCTGAACTTCCACGGGACGCCGCACGGGGGCGCGGTGTACGCGCTGGCAGACGCGGCGTTCGCCGCGGCGTCGAATAGCCGGGGCGAGACCGCGGTAGCGCTCGAGACCAACGTCTCGTACCTCGCGGCGGCCGAGGTGGGAGACCGGCTCACCGCCGTCGCCGAGGAGACCCACGCCGGCGACAGCACCGCCGAGTACGGGGTGGATGTCTCCACAGAGGACGAGCGGGTCGCCACGTTCCGGGGACGGGTGTACAAGCCCTAAGTCGCAGGGATGGAGACGGCTCAGTCCAATCGCGGCGCGACCTCGGATCCGAGACGGTCGATGCAGTCGAGCATCGCGTCGGTCCCGATCCCCGGATGGTACGTCCGGAAGATGAAGTGGACGTCGTCGCCGAGCGCGTCGCGGTACGTCTCCAGTTCGTCGACGACCTCGTCCGGTGCCCCGAAGATCGCCTGCTCCTTCAGCTCCCGCTTTCGCTCCTCGTCGAGTTCGTCGACCGGCTCGCCGGAGAAGATCTCGGCGTAGCGGCGCTGGAGGAAGAAGTAGCCGTCGCGCATCCGCTCCCAGGCGTCCTCGCGCGAGTCTCCGACGAACCCGTGCTGGAGGACGTACACTGTGAAGTTGCCGTCGAGGCCCTCCTCATGTCGAACGCGCCGAATGTCCTCGACGCGCTTGCGGATGCCCTCGACGGAGAGCGCGGAGGGGGCGCACCACGCGTCGGCCGTCCTCGCGGCCCGCCGCACCGCCGGTTTCGCCGCGCCACCGAGCATGATCGGAACGTTGTCGTCCGGCTTGGGTGTGACCGACACGTCGGGGTCGGCGTCGTGGAACGCCGACTCGCGGTCGATCGGTCCCGGCGACCACGCGCCGCGGAGCACGTCGACGGCGTCTTCCAGCCGGTCGGCGCGCTCCTCGACCGGCACGCCGAACCCCTCGAACTCCCGCGGGTTCGACCCGATGGCGAGGCCCAGCGTCGTCCGCCCGCCCGAGAGCAGTGACACCGTCGCCGCGTCCTCCGCGAGGCGGACCGGGTCGTACAGCGGCGCCAGCGCGACGCAGGTGCCGATCTCTATCTCACTGGTCTCGGCGGCGAGCGCTCCCAGCGCCGGCATCGTCCCCGAGAGGTAG encodes:
- a CDS encoding molybdopterin molybdotransferase MoeA — translated: MSHDHGVMLPRSDAVDEVLDLLDDVLADRGTVERRIEDDAAGRLLAEPIDAPRDVPAHDHATMDGYAVDATEPYPLSVAGEVFPEDEPPSMAAGEAVRIATGAPLPERANAVLKVEEASVTDGELTGSALDPGTYVYERGSNVAAGETLFRPGERLSAKDLILLRDLGFDEVSVYEPFSAGLLATGSEIHEGTTRDLDSPMLAALVRSWGHDATIEGTVPDEYDRTRDRIAELADEHDVVVTTGGTSVGEKDYVIRALESLGEVRFHRVRIRPGKPIAVADLPDHDAVAFAIPGKPVGAHTVTTLVARPFFVGGSEPLPTVGATLACDVGIGTAGFEYAVPVTLNDGDAVPLGHVDSPLSVYDETFDPSVLSSSTRATRADGFVITESDLAAGEEVRVVPYPVVE
- a CDS encoding MFS transporter, coding for MSPPRERADATDSSGALRTVLACSLVGIMGVPLISPLLPTLRSVFGVGDAGAGLLITAYTLPGVFLTPFVGLLSDRLGRRAVVLPLLFLFGVAGGAIALAPPFRVVLLLRFLQGVGGSGLMVLAVTLIGDFYDGQRRDAAMGTNGSAIGVAAAAYPLLGGALAGVRWNAPFAFFGVGIAAGAVAFVTLEEPEIGDPPAFGRYLRRMAAAVLVPKALSLWAAAFLTFFLFYGGVLTALSLLLSDVYGLSPGRIGLLFGAVSVANASMASQYGRVSHRFEPEELIALGFAAFGISLLGVRAAPSIAAVGGMLLCFGLGFGLVMPSLNTTAAGLVPGQLRAGTLGVLTSTLWLGQTVGPVAFTGVAGLAFEDAVAGYRFLLLFWGAASLAVGLPLFLALVRRD
- a CDS encoding NCS2 family permease yields the protein MADTGGERSRVADYFDYEQYGTDTKTEVIAGITTFLTMSYIIVINPAILSAAISIDGYSDGEVFQMLAITTILAAVVGTAVMAFYANRPFGLAPGMGLNAYFAFTVVITLGVPWQTALAAVFVEGIIFMAMSTVGARRYIIEFFPQPVKFAVGAGIGLFLLLLGLIEMNVATAHDTTLVTLGSVASDPVALLSLAGLTFTLVLYSRDVTGSIIIGILTTAVAGWALTLGGVVNDGLLTPSSVPEPHYDITPLIGAFVEGFQNIEPVTFAIVVFTFFFVDFFDTAGTLIGVSQFGGFLDDDGNLPEMEKPLMADAVATTFGAMIGTTTVTTYVESSTGIEEGGRTGMTALVVSVLFLLSLAVIPLVAAIPTYASYLALVVVGLIMLQGITDVEWERSSWLVPGGLTMVMMPLTASIANGIAAGIISYPIVKAAQGERQDVHAAQWVLAGSFVLYFYVTSGGVVG
- the cofC gene encoding 2-phospho-L-lactate guanylyltransferase, whose product is MRVIVPYDGRDPKTRLSPVLDERERKQFSRAMLREVLSVVRRVGANPLVVSPTSLDIEDCPVRVDDRSLSRAVNAALRSSSGPTAVVMADLPLLTPEALRELLTRTGDVVLARGWGGGTNALVSRTNEFAVDYHGHSYLDHRAAADEVGATVAEVDSYRLATDVDEPDDLAELLLHGDGRATQWLREQGFHLSAGAGRCDVQRAGTEVADGTPR
- a CDS encoding Rid family detoxifying hydrolase, which encodes MKRVINSSEAPEAVGAYSQATTNGDVVFTAGQIPMTPDGELLDDEPIAAQAEQSLSNIQGILSEEGLDMSDILKVTVFLDDIEDFDEMNETYAEFFDGEPPARSAVEVANLPKGVGVEIEAIAASN
- a CDS encoding sulfurtransferase TusA family protein — translated: MEIDVSGTVCPQTVLIVRRCLAELDPGEELRVVGDYPPAERSIRRSCHKHGFDVSSAPVRDPETDFALRIRVPSAANPENAAPETS
- a CDS encoding 5'-deoxyadenosine deaminase, giving the protein MLLAGTVVADSTTVVHDGAVVVEGSQIEAVGDHEELAERYPEHERREYDVLLPGLVGGHIHSVQSLGRGIADDTELLDWLFDYILPMEASLSAEEMSVAAELGYLEMIESGTTTCVDHLSVAHADQAFEAAGEIGIRGVLGKVMMDQRSPRGLQEDTEDALDESERLIKEYHGSFDDRIRYAVTPRFAVSCTEECLRGARELADEYDGVRIHTHASENQSEIETVKEDTGMRNIHWLDEVGLTGEDVVLAHCVWTDESEREVLAETGTHVTHCPSSNMKLASGIAPVWDYLDRDINVALGNDGPPCNNTLDPFTEMRQASLLQKVDRLDPTATPAKEIFEMATINGAKAAGFDRLGAIREGWRADIVGLSTDVTRATPLHDVLSHLVFAAHGDDVRFTMVDGEVLVDDGEVATVDADAIRQRASDVGLSLEEHRDAAKEVKP
- a CDS encoding 30S ribosomal protein S17e codes for the protein MTADPEDIISVGDRLLRQHPDSFSGQFSKNKQMVTKMTNVGSIRLRNRIAGYITRKKVGP
- a CDS encoding 30S ribosomal protein S17e — translated: MASNSNEIINIGESLIERHPDSFTEDFEENKHRVEQLTDVEAKRVRNRIAGYITRKKKERVLQ
- the paaI gene encoding hydroxyphenylacetyl-CoA thioesterase PaaI, whose product is MTEADETVRARIADDPFCESVGIELASLEPGRAETTLTVEERHLNFHGTPHGGAVYALADAAFAAASNSRGETAVALETNVSYLAAAEVGDRLTAVAEETHAGDSTAEYGVDVSTEDERVATFRGRVYKP
- a CDS encoding LLM class flavin-dependent oxidoreductase — protein: MEIGTGLFTCQRRPDDDRSTGEIYEEMLTLGRAIDDAGLASAWVSEHHFQPDGYLSGTMPALGALAAETSEIEIGTCVALAPLYDPVRLAEDAATVSLLSGGRTTLGLAIGSNPREFEGFGVPVEERADRLEDAVDVLRGAWSPGPIDRESAFHDADPDVSVTPKPDDNVPIMLGGAAKPAVRRAARTADAWCAPSALSVEGIRKRVEDIRRVRHEEGLDGNFTVYVLQHGFVGDSREDAWERMRDGYFFLQRRYAEIFSGEPVDELDEERKRELKEQAIFGAPDEVVDELETYRDALGDDVHFIFRTYHPGIGTDAMLDCIDRLGSEVAPRLD